A stretch of Prunus dulcis chromosome 6, ALMONDv2, whole genome shotgun sequence DNA encodes these proteins:
- the LOC117632872 gene encoding josephin-like protein — MATDTNTQIYHERQRLQFCLLHSLNNLFQQKDVFTRSSLNEIAEKLVLEEPNNETWTPLSVLFKPHHNALTGNYDINVLIAALEDKGKNVVWHDRRNGASSIDLDGPEDALMGILLNVPVRMFAGLWKSRHWVSLRKIDGVWYNLDSDLVAPQAFEDTEKVREFLDYIIGHGGEVLLVMNNKQ, encoded by the exons atggCGACCGACACTAATACCCAAATCTACCACGAGCGGCAAAGGCTACAATTTTGCCTCTTACACTCGCTCAACAATCTCTTCCAG CAAAAAGATGTATTTACTCGATCAAGCTTGAATGAGATTGCTGAAAAACTTGTTCTTGAAGAACCCAACAACGAAACATGGACACCCTTATCTGTACTCTTTAAACCCCATCATAATGCACTTACTGGAAACTATGATATAAATGTGCTAATTGCTGCTTTAGAAGACAAGGGAAAGAATGTGGTTTGGCATGATCGTCGTAATGGAGCGTCTTCGATTGATCTAGATGGGCCTGAAGATGCTTTGATGGGTATTCTGCTTAATGTTCCGGTTAGAATGTTTGCCGGGCTTTGGAAAAGTAGGCATTGGGTTTCATTGAGGAAGATCGACGGGGTTTGGTACAATTTGGATAGTGATCTTGTTGCTCCTCAGGCTTTTGAAGATACTGAAAAGGTTAGAGAATTCTTGGATTACATCATTGGGCATGGTGGAGAAGTTTTGCTTGTTATGAACAATAAACagtga
- the LOC117629782 gene encoding F-box/kelch-repeat protein At3g06240-like has protein sequence MWCRCVCKSWFSLICRSPSFVATAFLNLRGCDDSSNKSTTMTNFLFHNENPPLSVHGLVCASTYDYDFFIFNPTTRESVVLPRHPNASTTYHFGFSPLTNEYKVDLQAGILRGGHCRWNHPIFLLMAYSSNSCYSRKSTGSVCLNGAVHWLIQKHKVIVVFDVREETFRVVPLPQDYAQVFDDYIHQDNNAQVS, from the exons ATGTGGTGTAGGTGTGTATGCAAGTCTTGGTTCTCCCTCATCTGCCGTAGCCCTTCCTTTGTCGCCACCGCCTTTCTCAACTTGCGCGGCTGCGACGACAGCAGCAACAAGAGCACCACCATGACTAACTTCCTTTTCCATAACGAAAACCCACCTCTT AGTGTCCATGGCTTGGTTTGTGCATCTACCTATGactatgatttttttatatttaaccCTACCACTAGAGAGTCCGTGGTTCTTCCCCGTCACCCCAATGCATCTACCACATATCACTTTGGGTTCAGTCCACTTACCAACGAGTATAAGGTTGATCTTCAg GCAGGGATTCTTCGTGGAGGCCATTGCAGGTGGAACCATCCGATCTTCCTTTTGATGGCTTACTCCTCTAACTCTTGTTATTCAAGGAAAAGTACTGGAAGCGTGTGCCTCAACGGGGCTGTACATTGGCTCATTCAGAAGCATAAAGTGATTGTGGTATTTGACGTTCGAGAGGAGACATTCAGAGTGGTGCCACTACCCCAAGATTATGCTCAAGTGTTTGATGATTATATTCATCAAGATAATAATGCTCAAGTGTCGTGA
- the LOC117632498 gene encoding 50S ribosomal protein L4, chloroplastic, giving the protein MAASATPLSLSFFTSSIFLTSSSHKPLSTLIPNNPLKTPKPLTISSELATLPVLSFTGDKVGETFLDLKAALPDTARAVVHRAIITDLQNKRRGTASTLTRAEVRGGGRKPYPQKKTGRARQGSTRTPLRPGGGVVFGPKPRDWSIKINRKEKRLAISTAVASAAENTIVVEDFSDEFEKPKTKEFIAAMKRWGLDPNEKTTFLMREVADNVRLSSRNIGTLKMLTPRTLNLFDILNADKLILTPEIVDYLNARYGLNYEGDDEDEEGAEEEDEEGGEGGSEVQGTVSEESSDAAE; this is encoded by the exons ATGGCGGCCTCTGCAACgcctctatctctctccttctTCACCTCCTCAATTTTCCTCACTTCCTCTTCTCACAAACCCCTCTCAACCCTCATACCCAACAATCCTCTCAAAACCCCCAAACCCCTCACCATCTCCTCCGAGCTCGCCACCCTCCCCGTCCTCTCCTTCACCGGCGACAAGGTTGGCGAGACCTTCCTCGACCTTAAAGCCGCCCTCCCCGACACCGCACGTGCCGTCGTCCACCGCGCCATCATCACCGACCTCCAGAACAAGCGCCGCGGCACCGCTTCCACACTCACACGCGCCGAGGTCCGCGGAGGAGGCCGGAAACCCTACCCGCAGAAGAAAACGGGTCGGGCTCGCCAGGGGTCGACCAGGACGCCGCTCCGGCCCGGCGGAGGCGTCGTTTTCGGACCCAAGCCCAGGGATTGGAGCATCAAAATCAACCGCAAGGAGAAGAGACTCGCGATTTCGACGGCGGTAGCGAGCGCGGCGGAGAACACGATCGTGGTTGAGGATTTCAGCGACGAGTTCGAGAAGCCGAAGACGAAGGAGTTCATTGCGGCGATGAAGAGGTGGGGATTGGACCCGAACGAGAAGACGACCTTTTTGATGAGGGAGGTCGCGGACAATGTGAGGCTTTCGAGTAGAAATATTGGGACTTTGAAGATGTTGACTCCGAGGACTTTGAAtttgtttgatattttgaatgcgGATAAATTGATTCTGACGCCAGAGATTGTGGATTATCTGAATGCGAGATATGGGTTGAATTATGAGGGCGACGATGAGGACGAAGAAGGtgcagaggaagaagatgaagaaggaggagaaggaggaaGTGAAGTTCAAG GAACTGTGTCAGAGGAGAGTTCTGATGCAGCAGAGTGA
- the LOC117629573 gene encoding phosphomethylpyrimidine synthase, chloroplastic isoform X3: MSSVEYLRPTIHSRFCLNSNSNAYHCRHGLGFVRGQARVFNQEARRVVSNTPASKSVALYGQGRAVRVSERFCLWKSHGGFRTIRVSASGQDNDSGEKSEAKASESQGVNNNKPNSSSPASNRRRESQKKANWWWSKGGKWRWQPIVQAQEIGILLLQLGIVIFVMRLLRPGIPLPGSEPRTPTTFISVPYSDFLSKINSNQVQKVEVDGVHVMFKLKSEQGEQESEVSGGVSKFQDSEALIRSVAPTKRVVYTTTRPSDIKAPYEKMLENEVEFGSPDKRTGGFLNSAMIALFYVAVLAGLLHRFPVSFSQHTAGQIRNRKSGGSGSAKASEQGETITFADVAGVDEAKEELEEIVEFLRNPDKYVRLGARPPRGVLLVGLPGTGKTLLAKAVAGEAEVPFISCSASEFVELYVGMGASRVRDLFARAKKEAPSIIFIDEIDAVAKSRDGKFRIVSNDEREQTLNQLLTEMDGFDSNSAVIVLGATNRSDVLDPALRRPGRFDRVVMVETPDRTGREAILKVHVSKKELPLAKDVYLGDIASMTTGFTGADLANLVNEAALLAGRQSKVVVENIDFIQAVERSIAMALVHSALTSVVCKNGNHSSAAKFPSTTFLPGFDAVGRISSPYKKEICLNALSSDPRATLTFDPPATNSEKAKPPRHTVDPASPDFLPLPSFEQCFPKSTKEHREVTHEETGHMLKVPFRRVHLAGDEPAFDNYDTSGPQNISPRIGLPQLRKDWIERRDKFGGPRYTQMYYAKQGIITEEMLYCATREKLDPEFVRSEVARGRAIIPSNKKHLELEPMIVGRKFLVKVNANIGNSAVASSIEEEVYKVQWATMWGADTVMDLSTGRHIHETREWILRNSPVPVGTVPIYQALEKVNGIAENLNWEVFRETLIEQAEQGVDYFTIHAGVLLRYIPLTAKRMTGIVSRGGSIHAKWCLAYHKENFAYEHWDDILAICNQYDVALSIGDGLRPGSIYDANDTAQFAELLTQGELTRRAWEKDVQVMNEGPGHVPMHKIPENMKKQLEWCNEAPFYTLGPLTTDIAPGYDHITSAIGAANIGALGTALLCYVTPKEHLGLPNRDDVKAGVIAYKIAAHAADLAKGHPHAQSWDDALSKARFEFRWMDQFALSLDPMTAMSFHDETLPADGAKVAHFCSMCGPKFCSMKITEDVRKYAEEHGYGSAEEAVIRGMDAMSAEFLAARKTVSGEQHGEIGGEIYLPESYVKSAER, translated from the exons atGTCGTCGGTCGAGTATTTACGTCCAACAATCCACAGTAGGTTCTGCTTAAATTCGAATTCTAATGCTTATCACTGCCGCCATGGATTGGGCTTCGTTCGTGGCCAAGCTAGGGTTTTCAACCAGGAAGCGAGACGAGTTGTTTCGAATACGCCGGCGTCCAAGTCAGTCGCGTTGTACGGACAGGGCAGAGCTGTGAGAGTTTCGGAGAGGTTCTGTCTCTGGAAGAGCCATGGAGGGTTCAGGACGATTAGGGTTTCGGCGAGTGGTCAGGACAACGATTCAGGGGAGAAGAGCGAGGCGAAGGCGAGCGAGAGCCAAGGGGTGAACAACAACAAGCCCAATTCGAGCTCGCCGGCTTCGAATCGGCGGAGAGAGAGCCAAAAGAAAGCGAATTGGTGGTGGTCCAAAGGAGGGAAATGGCGGTGGCAGCCCATAGTTCAAGCCCAAGAGATTGGAATCTTGCTCTTGCAATTGGGTATTGTGATTTTCGTTATGCGGTTGCTCAGACCTGGAATTCCATTACCAGGGTCGGAGCCGAGGACTCCGACGACGTTTATTAGCGTGCCGTACAGTGATTTTTTGAGTAAGATTAATAGTAACCAGGTGCAGAAGGTTGAGGTTGATGGGGTTCATGTTATGTTCAAGTTGAAGTCTGAGCAGGGTGAGCAAGAAAGTGAAGTGAGTGGTGGGGTTAGTAAGTTTCAAGATTCAGAGGCTTTGATAAGGAGTGTGGCTCCGACGAAGAGGGTGGTTTACACGACGACGAGGCCAAGTGATATAAAGGCGCCGTATGAGAAGATGCTTGAGAATGAGGTGGAGTTTGGGTCGCCCGATAAGCGGACAGGTGGATTTTTGAACTCCGCAATG ATAGCTTTGTTTTACGTTGCTGTGCTTGCAGGGCTTCTGCACCGGTTCCCTGTAAGCTTTTCTCAG CACACAGCTGGTCAGATTAGGAACCGAAAATCTGGAGGCTCTGGCAGTGCTAAAGCATCTGAACAAGGGGAAACAATAACCTTTGCTGATGTTGCTGGTGTTGATGAGGCTAAAGAGGAGCTAGAAGAAATTGTG GAATTTCTTCGGAATCCAGACAAGTATGTACGACTTGGTGCTCGTCCTCCACGAGGAGTTCTCTTG GTGGGTCTTCCTGGGACAGGCAAGACTCTTCTTGCCAAGGCTGTGGCTGGGGAAGCTGAAGTGCCCTTTATAAGTTGCTCTGCTAGTGAGTTCGTAGAGTTGTATGTTGGCATGGGTGCCTCTCGCGTAAGGGATCTATTTGCACGGGCCAAAAAGGAGGCACCGTCAATAATATTCATTGATGAG ATAGATGCTGTAGCAAAAAGTCGGGATGGAAAATTCCGTATTGTCAGCAATGATGAGCGAGAACAAACCTTGAATCAGTTGCTCACT GAGATGGATGGGTTTGACAGCAATTCTGCGGTTATTGTCCTTGGAGCAACTAATCGCTCAGATGTCTTAGACCCAGCACTTCGTCGACCAGGGAGATTTGATCGTGTGGTTATG GTGGAAACACCAGATAGGACGGGAAGAGAAGCGATTCTAAAAGTGCATGTTTCCAAAAAGGAACTCCCTTTGGCAAAAGATGTTTACCTTGGTGACATTGCTTCTATGACTACTGGCTTTACTGG GGCAGATCTTGCAAATTTGGTGAATGAAGCTGCTTTATTGGCCGGAAGACAAAGCAAGGTGGTTGTGGAAAATATTGATTTCATTCAAGCTGTGGAGAGATCAATAGCT ATGGCATTGGTGCATAGTGCCCTGACATCCGTTGTGTGCAAGAATGGCAATCATTCTTCTGCAGCAAAGTTCCCGAGTACTACCTTCTTGCCTGGTTTTGATGCTGTCGGGCGTATTTCAAGTCCATACAAGAAGGAAATATGCCTCAATGCCCTGAGCTCAGATCCTAGAGCCACATTAACCTTTGATCCCCCAGCAACTAATTCAGAGAAAGCCAAACCACCAAGGCACACAGTTGATCCTGCTTCTCCTGATTTTTTGCCTCTTCCATCCTTTGAACAATGTTTTCCAAAGAGCACAAAAGAACACAG GGAAGTTACTCATGAAGAAACTGGTCATATGCTCAAAGTTCCCTTTCGACGAGTCCACTTGGCTGGCGATGAACCAGCATTTGACAACTATGATACCAGCGGTCCACAAAACATTAGCCCACGCATTG GACTACCTCAACTGCGGAAAGATTGGATTGAAAGGCGAGATAAATTTGGTGGACCAAGATACACTCAGATGTACTATGCTAAGCAGGGAATTATAACTGAGGAAATGTTGTACTGTGCCACTCGGGAGAAGCTTGATCCAGAGTTTGTGAGATCAGAAGTGGCTCGTGGGAGGGCAATTATCCCTTCTAATAAGAAGCACTTGGAGCTGGAGCCAATGATTGTTGGAAGAAAGTTTCTGGTCAaagttaatgcaaacattggAAACTCTGCTGTTGCCAGCTCTATTGAAGAGGAAGTTTACAAGGTCCAGTGGGCAACTATGTGGGGTGCTGACACTGTTATGGATCTCTCTACAGGACGCCACATACATGAGACCCGTGAATGGATCCTACGTAACTCCCCTGTGCCAGTAGGGACTGTCCCCATTTATCAAGCACTTGAAAAAGTGAATGGAATTGCTGAAAATCTCAACTGGGAAGTATTCAGAGAAACTCTCATTGAACAAGCTGAGCAGGGTGTAGATTACTTCACCATCCATGCTGGGGTTCTACTACGGTACATCCCATTAACAGCAAAACGTATGACAGGAATTGTTTCACGAGGAGGATCCATTCATGCAAAATGGTGCTTAGCTTATCACAAAGAGAATTTTGCTTATGAACATTGGGATGACATACTTGCCATCTGCAATCAATATGATGTAGCCCTGTCAATAGGTGATGGGCTGAGACCTGGTTCCATTTATGATGCCAATGACACTGCACAGTTTGCAGAGCTCTTAACTCAGGGAGAACTGACCCGTAGGGCATGGGAAAAGGATGTACAGGTAATGAATGAAGGACCTGGACACGTTCCAATGCACAAGATTCCTGAGAACATGAAAAAACAGCTTGAATGGTGTAATGAAGCACCTTTCTACACTCTCGGTCCTTTAACAACTGATATTGCACCTGGATATGATCACATCACCTCTGCCATTGGTGCTGCCAACATTGGGGCTCTAGGCACTGCCCTTCTCTGTTATGTAACCCCAAAAGAGCACCTTGGGTTGCCAAATAGAGATGATGTGAAGGCTGGAGTTATAGCATATAAGATTGCTGCTCATGCAGCTGATCTAGCCAAAGGTCACCCACATGCTCAATCCTGGGATGATGCATTGAGCAAGGCAAGATTTGAGTTCCGGTGGATGGACCAGTTTGCTTTGTCATTAGACCCTATGACTGCCATGTCCTTCCATGATGAAACACTGCCAGCTGATGGTGCCAAGGTGGCCCATTTTTGCTCCATGTGCGGTCCAAAGTTCTGTTCAATGAAGATAACAGAGGATGTGAGGAAGTATGCTGAAGAACATGGCTATGGGAGTGCTGAGGAAGCTGTGATACGTGGAATGGATGCTATGAGTGCTGAGTTTCTTGCTGCCAGGAAAACTGTCAGTGGGGAACAACATGGTGAAATTGGAGGGGAAATTTACTTGCCAGAAAGTTATGTAAAATCCGCAGAGAGGTGA
- the LOC117629573 gene encoding phosphomethylpyrimidine synthase, chloroplastic isoform X2 translates to MALVHSALTSVVCKNGNHSSAAKFPSTTFLPGFDAVGRISSPYKKEICLNALSSDPRATLTFDPPATNSEKAKPPRHTVDPASPDFLPLPSFEQCFPKSTKEHREVTHEETGHMLKVPFRRVHLAGDEPAFDNYDTSGPQNISPRIGLPQLRKDWIERRDKFGGPRYTQMYYAKQGIITEEMLYCATREKLDPEFVRSEVARGRAIIPSNKKHLELEPMIVGRKFLVKVNANIGNSAVASSIEEEVYKVQWATMWGADTVMDLSTGRHIHETREWILRNSPVPVGTVPIYQALEKVNGIAENLNWEVFRETLIEQAEQGVDYFTIHAGVLLRYIPLTAKRMTGIVSRGGSIHAKWCLAYHKENFAYEHWDDILAICNQYDVALSIGDGLRPGSIYDANDTAQFAELLTQGELTRRAWEKDVQVMNEGPGHVPMHKIPENMKKQLEWCNEAPFYTLGPLTTDIAPGYDHITSAIGAANIGALGTALLCYVTPKEHLGLPNRDDVKAGVIAYKIAAHAADLAKGHPHAQSWDDALSKARFEFRWMDQFALSLDPMTAMSFHDETLPADGAKVAHFCSMCGPKFCSMKITEDVRKYAEEHGYGSAEEAVIRGMDAMSAEFLAARKTVSGEQHGEIGGEIYLPESYVKSAER, encoded by the exons ATGGCATTGGTGCATAGTGCCCTGACATCCGTTGTGTGCAAGAATGGCAATCATTCTTCTGCAGCAAAGTTCCCGAGTACTACCTTCTTGCCTGGTTTTGATGCTGTCGGGCGTATTTCAAGTCCATACAAGAAGGAAATATGCCTCAATGCCCTGAGCTCAGATCCTAGAGCCACATTAACCTTTGATCCCCCAGCAACTAATTCAGAGAAAGCCAAACCACCAAGGCACACAGTTGATCCTGCTTCTCCTGATTTTTTGCCTCTTCCATCCTTTGAACAATGTTTTCCAAAGAGCACAAAAGAACACAG GGAAGTTACTCATGAAGAAACTGGTCATATGCTCAAAGTTCCCTTTCGACGAGTCCACTTGGCTGGCGATGAACCAGCATTTGACAACTATGATACCAGCGGTCCACAAAACATTAGCCCACGCATTG GACTACCTCAACTGCGGAAAGATTGGATTGAAAGGCGAGATAAATTTGGTGGACCAAGATACACTCAGATGTACTATGCTAAGCAGGGAATTATAACTGAGGAAATGTTGTACTGTGCCACTCGGGAGAAGCTTGATCCAGAGTTTGTGAGATCAGAAGTGGCTCGTGGGAGGGCAATTATCCCTTCTAATAAGAAGCACTTGGAGCTGGAGCCAATGATTGTTGGAAGAAAGTTTCTGGTCAaagttaatgcaaacattggAAACTCTGCTGTTGCCAGCTCTATTGAAGAGGAAGTTTACAAGGTCCAGTGGGCAACTATGTGGGGTGCTGACACTGTTATGGATCTCTCTACAGGACGCCACATACATGAGACCCGTGAATGGATCCTACGTAACTCCCCTGTGCCAGTAGGGACTGTCCCCATTTATCAAGCACTTGAAAAAGTGAATGGAATTGCTGAAAATCTCAACTGGGAAGTATTCAGAGAAACTCTCATTGAACAAGCTGAGCAGGGTGTAGATTACTTCACCATCCATGCTGGGGTTCTACTACGGTACATCCCATTAACAGCAAAACGTATGACAGGAATTGTTTCACGAGGAGGATCCATTCATGCAAAATGGTGCTTAGCTTATCACAAAGAGAATTTTGCTTATGAACATTGGGATGACATACTTGCCATCTGCAATCAATATGATGTAGCCCTGTCAATAGGTGATGGGCTGAGACCTGGTTCCATTTATGATGCCAATGACACTGCACAGTTTGCAGAGCTCTTAACTCAGGGAGAACTGACCCGTAGGGCATGGGAAAAGGATGTACAGGTAATGAATGAAGGACCTGGACACGTTCCAATGCACAAGATTCCTGAGAACATGAAAAAACAGCTTGAATGGTGTAATGAAGCACCTTTCTACACTCTCGGTCCTTTAACAACTGATATTGCACCTGGATATGATCACATCACCTCTGCCATTGGTGCTGCCAACATTGGGGCTCTAGGCACTGCCCTTCTCTGTTATGTAACCCCAAAAGAGCACCTTGGGTTGCCAAATAGAGATGATGTGAAGGCTGGAGTTATAGCATATAAGATTGCTGCTCATGCAGCTGATCTAGCCAAAGGTCACCCACATGCTCAATCCTGGGATGATGCATTGAGCAAGGCAAGATTTGAGTTCCGGTGGATGGACCAGTTTGCTTTGTCATTAGACCCTATGACTGCCATGTCCTTCCATGATGAAACACTGCCAGCTGATGGTGCCAAGGTGGCCCATTTTTGCTCCATGTGCGGTCCAAAGTTCTGTTCAATGAAGATAACAGAGGATGTGAGGAAGTATGCTGAAGAACATGGCTATGGGAGTGCTGAGGAAGCTGTGATACGTGGAATGGATGCTATGAGTGCTGAGTTTCTTGCTGCCAGGAAAACTGTCAGTGGGGAACAACATGGTGAAATTGGAGGGGAAATTTACTTGCCAGAAAGTTATGTAAAATCCGCAGAGAGGTGA
- the LOC117629573 gene encoding ATP-dependent zinc metalloprotease FTSH 9, chloroplastic isoform X1, which translates to MSSVEYLRPTIHSRFCLNSNSNAYHCRHGLGFVRGQARVFNQEARRVVSNTPASKSVALYGQGRAVRVSERFCLWKSHGGFRTIRVSASGQDNDSGEKSEAKASESQGVNNNKPNSSSPASNRRRESQKKANWWWSKGGKWRWQPIVQAQEIGILLLQLGIVIFVMRLLRPGIPLPGSEPRTPTTFISVPYSDFLSKINSNQVQKVEVDGVHVMFKLKSEQGEQESEVSGGVSKFQDSEALIRSVAPTKRVVYTTTRPSDIKAPYEKMLENEVEFGSPDKRTGGFLNSAMIALFYVAVLAGLLHRFPVSFSQHTAGQIRNRKSGGSGSAKASEQGETITFADVAGVDEAKEELEEIVEFLRNPDKYVRLGARPPRGVLLVGLPGTGKTLLAKAVAGEAEVPFISCSASEFVELYVGMGASRVRDLFARAKKEAPSIIFIDEIDAVAKSRDGKFRIVSNDEREQTLNQLLTEMDGFDSNSAVIVLGATNRSDVLDPALRRPGRFDRVVMVETPDRTGREAILKVHVSKKELPLAKDVYLGDIASMTTGFTGADLANLVNEAALLAGRQSKVVVENIDFIQAVERSIAGIEKKTAKLQGSEKAVVARHEAGHAVVGTAVASLLPGQPRVEKLSILPRSGGALGFTYTPPTSEDRYLLFIDELRGRLATLLGGRAAEEFVYSGRVSTGALDDIRRATDMAYKAVAEYGLNQTIGPVSIATLSAGGMDESGGGAPWGRDQGHLVDLVQGEVKALLQSALDVALSVVRANPSVLEGLGAHLEEKEKVEGEELQEWLKLVVAPTELAIFISGKQESLISGKQESLLPLQTGSG; encoded by the exons atGTCGTCGGTCGAGTATTTACGTCCAACAATCCACAGTAGGTTCTGCTTAAATTCGAATTCTAATGCTTATCACTGCCGCCATGGATTGGGCTTCGTTCGTGGCCAAGCTAGGGTTTTCAACCAGGAAGCGAGACGAGTTGTTTCGAATACGCCGGCGTCCAAGTCAGTCGCGTTGTACGGACAGGGCAGAGCTGTGAGAGTTTCGGAGAGGTTCTGTCTCTGGAAGAGCCATGGAGGGTTCAGGACGATTAGGGTTTCGGCGAGTGGTCAGGACAACGATTCAGGGGAGAAGAGCGAGGCGAAGGCGAGCGAGAGCCAAGGGGTGAACAACAACAAGCCCAATTCGAGCTCGCCGGCTTCGAATCGGCGGAGAGAGAGCCAAAAGAAAGCGAATTGGTGGTGGTCCAAAGGAGGGAAATGGCGGTGGCAGCCCATAGTTCAAGCCCAAGAGATTGGAATCTTGCTCTTGCAATTGGGTATTGTGATTTTCGTTATGCGGTTGCTCAGACCTGGAATTCCATTACCAGGGTCGGAGCCGAGGACTCCGACGACGTTTATTAGCGTGCCGTACAGTGATTTTTTGAGTAAGATTAATAGTAACCAGGTGCAGAAGGTTGAGGTTGATGGGGTTCATGTTATGTTCAAGTTGAAGTCTGAGCAGGGTGAGCAAGAAAGTGAAGTGAGTGGTGGGGTTAGTAAGTTTCAAGATTCAGAGGCTTTGATAAGGAGTGTGGCTCCGACGAAGAGGGTGGTTTACACGACGACGAGGCCAAGTGATATAAAGGCGCCGTATGAGAAGATGCTTGAGAATGAGGTGGAGTTTGGGTCGCCCGATAAGCGGACAGGTGGATTTTTGAACTCCGCAATG ATAGCTTTGTTTTACGTTGCTGTGCTTGCAGGGCTTCTGCACCGGTTCCCTGTAAGCTTTTCTCAG CACACAGCTGGTCAGATTAGGAACCGAAAATCTGGAGGCTCTGGCAGTGCTAAAGCATCTGAACAAGGGGAAACAATAACCTTTGCTGATGTTGCTGGTGTTGATGAGGCTAAAGAGGAGCTAGAAGAAATTGTG GAATTTCTTCGGAATCCAGACAAGTATGTACGACTTGGTGCTCGTCCTCCACGAGGAGTTCTCTTG GTGGGTCTTCCTGGGACAGGCAAGACTCTTCTTGCCAAGGCTGTGGCTGGGGAAGCTGAAGTGCCCTTTATAAGTTGCTCTGCTAGTGAGTTCGTAGAGTTGTATGTTGGCATGGGTGCCTCTCGCGTAAGGGATCTATTTGCACGGGCCAAAAAGGAGGCACCGTCAATAATATTCATTGATGAG ATAGATGCTGTAGCAAAAAGTCGGGATGGAAAATTCCGTATTGTCAGCAATGATGAGCGAGAACAAACCTTGAATCAGTTGCTCACT GAGATGGATGGGTTTGACAGCAATTCTGCGGTTATTGTCCTTGGAGCAACTAATCGCTCAGATGTCTTAGACCCAGCACTTCGTCGACCAGGGAGATTTGATCGTGTGGTTATG GTGGAAACACCAGATAGGACGGGAAGAGAAGCGATTCTAAAAGTGCATGTTTCCAAAAAGGAACTCCCTTTGGCAAAAGATGTTTACCTTGGTGACATTGCTTCTATGACTACTGGCTTTACTGG GGCAGATCTTGCAAATTTGGTGAATGAAGCTGCTTTATTGGCCGGAAGACAAAGCAAGGTGGTTGTGGAAAATATTGATTTCATTCAAGCTGTGGAGAGATCAATAGCT GGCATAGAAAAGAAGACTGCCAAGTTGCagggaagtgagaaggctgtAGTTGCACGGCATGAAGCTGGTCATGCAGTAGTAGGGACTGCTGTTGCAAGTCTTCTTCCTGGACAGCCACGTGTTGAG AAATTGAGCATATTGCCACGGTCAGGAGGGGCATTGGGCTTTACTTATACTCCTCCGACAAGCGAAGATAGATATTTACTCTTCATTGATGAGTTACGTGGACGTTTGGCTACGCTTCTCGGAGGACGTGCAGCAGAAGAATTTGTATATTCAGGTCGTGTATCAACAGGTGCACTTGATGATATACGACGAGCGACTGACATGGCATACAAAGCAGTAGCTGAGTATGGTCTCAATCAAACCATTGGCCCTGTGTCTATAGCAACACTTTCTGCTGGTGGAATGGATGAGTCGGGGGGAGGTGCTCCTTGGGGAAGGGATCAG GGGCATCTTGTTGATCTTGTTCAAGGAGAGGTTAAAGCATTACTACAATCTGCTTTGGATGTAGCCCTATCTGTCGTGCGTGCTAATCCTAGTGTTTTGGAGGGTCTCGGTGCTCATCTGGAAG aaaaagagaaagtagAAGGTGAAGAGCTACAAGAGTGGCTAAAATTGGTAGTTGCACCAACTGAATTGGCAATCTTCATTAGTGGCAAGCAAGAGTCTCTCATTAGTGGCAAGCAAGAGTCTCTTCTTCCATTGCAGACCGGCTCTGGTTAA